The following proteins are co-located in the Solea senegalensis isolate Sse05_10M linkage group LG12, IFAPA_SoseM_1, whole genome shotgun sequence genome:
- the fgfbp1a gene encoding fibroblast growth factor-binding protein 1 — translation MAFFTNITILLVVACVSHQLMLGSCQKGQGRRGRGGDRGQHRVTSGLKLGRQPKSVSARPVKGDVVTRDKSECTWAATGDDVLVLGATCKKGGRRFSCEYVAKPSLCPEYASNVSTYWRQIVRAMKKQRSLCQDGEALIKAGMCKRSAAEAHFRLRKAQKKTVPPPPAATAVKTCQHANRKLAEEYCNHSWSSFCTLLFTMVQDYDC, via the coding sequence ATGGCTTTCTTCACCAACATCACCATCCTCCTGGTCGTGGCGTGCGTTTCCCATCAGCTGATGTTGGGCAGCTGTCAGAAGGGACAGGGGCGAAGGGGACGAGGGGGGGACAGAGGTCAACACAGGGTCACGTCAGGGCTGAAGCTGGGCCGTCAACCCAAATCTGTCTCTGCTCGTCCCGTCAAGGGGGATGTGGTCACCCGGGACAAGTCTGAGTGTACGTGGGCAGCGACGGGGGACGATGTCCTCGTCCTCGGTGCCACCTGCAAGAAGGGAGGCAGGAGGTTCAGCTGTGAGTACGTCGCCAAACCGTCCCTCTGTCCTGAATACGCGTCCAATGTGAGCACTTACTGGAGGCAGATAGTCAGAGCGATGAAGAAGCAGAGAAGCCTGTGCCAGGACGGTGAGGCTCTCATTAAGGCCGGTATGTGCAAGAGATCGGCcgcagaagctcatttcagacTCCGTAAAGCTCAGAAGAAGACagtcccacctccacctgcagctACAGCTgtcaaaacatgtcaacatgccaacaggaagttggcagAAGAGTACTGTAATCACTCCTGGTCGAGTTTTTGCACGCTCCTCTTCACGATGGTGCAGGATTATGattgttaa
- the fgfbp2a gene encoding LOW QUALITY PROTEIN: fibroblast growth factor binding protein 2a (The sequence of the model RefSeq protein was modified relative to this genomic sequence to represent the inferred CDS: substituted 1 base at 1 genomic stop codon), with translation MWTQASAPLLLLLLACCVCTAEAQSDGSRRQSIWDDPIKSKTKANDLCTMIITGQGEHTRLRLSCQSTKQSYWCEYVSGASYNKNHYFVQMMWGLRKLHDACQAPRHIKPHMCRKATDDSQMVFLYVSFKPAAQDAQVQFPCHXIHPRPSECEENNSTTSDAKKVARQYCWRSLRGICSFFVGLFRNK, from the coding sequence ATGTGGACACAGGCCAGcgctccactgctgctgctgctgctcgcctGCTGCGTCTGCACAGCAGAGGCTCAGAGCGACGGCAGCAGGAGACAAAGCATCTGGGATGATCCCATCAAATCCAAGACCAAGGCTAATGACTTGTGTACCATGATCATCACCGGTCAGGGGGAACACACCAGGCTGAGGCTGTCGTGCCAGAGCACCAAGCAGTCGTACTGGTGTGAGTACGTGTCGGGAGCCTCTTACAACAAAAACCACTACTTTGTCCAGATGATGTGGGGCCTCAGGAAGCTCCACGACGCCTGCCAGGCGCCGAGACACATCAAACCTCACATGTGCAGGAAGGCAACGGACGACTCTCAGATGGTCTTCTTGTACGTGTCCTTCAAACCAGCAGCTCAGGATGCACAAGTTCAATTTCCCTGCCACTGAATCCACCCGCGTCCCTCTGAGTGTGAAGAGAACAACTCCACAACCTCTGACGCCAAGAAGGTGGCTCGGCAGTACTGTTGGAGGTCACTTCGAGGCATCTGCTCCTTCTTCGTTGGGCTGTTTCggaacaaataa